From the genome of Geobacter sp. SVR, one region includes:
- a CDS encoding LysE family translocator has protein sequence MQHIFPLLGIAGAIAIGAMSPGPSFLMVARTAVASSRSSGLAAALGMGVGGVLFAIAALAGLQAAFTAIPGLYLVLRIAGGFYLVYLGCRIWRGAATPLMLRSETAGPGRTAARAFVLALGTQISNPKAAVVYASVFAAFLPRTFPVLLGVGTVVIIFIIETGWYALVAAVLSADGPRAAYLRYKAWVDRSAGGVMGILGIRLITSARGG, from the coding sequence GTGCAGCACATTTTTCCACTGCTCGGGATCGCAGGGGCCATAGCCATCGGCGCCATGAGCCCCGGGCCAAGCTTCCTGATGGTTGCACGCACGGCCGTGGCTTCGTCGCGCTCTTCCGGCCTGGCAGCGGCCCTCGGCATGGGGGTGGGTGGCGTTCTGTTCGCCATCGCGGCCCTGGCCGGCCTCCAGGCCGCTTTCACTGCCATTCCGGGACTATACCTGGTCTTGAGGATCGCCGGCGGGTTCTACTTGGTCTACCTGGGATGCAGAATCTGGAGGGGGGCTGCCACGCCGCTCATGCTTCGGTCGGAAACCGCCGGACCGGGCAGAACCGCAGCGCGCGCTTTTGTACTGGCGCTTGGAACACAGATCAGCAATCCCAAAGCGGCCGTGGTGTATGCGAGCGTGTTTGCCGCATTTCTGCCCCGGACGTTTCCTGTGCTGCTCGGTGTGGGCACGGTCGTGATCATCTTCATCATCGAAACCGGCTGGTATGCGCTGGTAGCAGCGGTTCTGTCCGCTGACGGCCCGCGTGCGGCCTACCTGCGGTACAAGGCATGGGTGGATCGTTCTGCGGGCGGCGTCATGGGCATTCTGGGGATCAGGCTGATCACGTCCGCCCGGGGAGGTTAA
- a CDS encoding ATP-binding protein: MSRSATPDSPPQEGGTPVPLRRTSGAAWFGPAVMLAAFLLLFGAVLWLTHQISVQSQRKELVSGGESLGETVRLRLKGNADYLLLLAQQRGDGTLDARSFQERASQYVRFHPEMINITWVDADFVIRGVAPLAENRQIMGLKLTLPEPKRVSDLAMRTRQPVYTRPFEAIQGKPSFEVWVPVYRGDTFLGLFGGVYSCERILKELVSQEQGRQYQISLIGAGALLAELSSRGEADEGLVHRVEVTPGDSGVTLRLKKYRQGGQDWRLLVLELSCLALVLAMSLAMWNLKREVAARKRTEDALRASQAGLVRQKMLLDNIIEGTTDAVFAKDTAGRYLIVNHEVARMYNRPAEEIIGRDDTHFLPADEVQLQMEADRDLIAQPGTRTREESLTTIDGRRIFLATKGPINDEQGTVIGLFGISRDITEQRRLEEQLRQSLKMESIGRLAGGVAHDFNNKLTIILGYAELSRLAAPEGSKLWHNLNGIITAAGHSREITAQLLAFSRQQAISPRPLNLNHALADTRRMLPRLIGEDIVLTFDLADDLWQVTLDSTQLDQIVMNLAVNARDAMPAGGRLTISTANTAVDRIYCNNHLDAKPGDYVRLTFSDTGHGIEREQLKHIFEPFYTTKEIGKGTGLGLATIYGIVTQNNGFINVYSEPDYGSVFSIFLPRLEILPDPEVREHPASLSGSGTVLLVEDDETVRGMTVMMLEELGYAVRVASNPDEAIRICGDQAVPVDIVLSDVIMPEMNGKDMIDRIKIFRPGIKVLYMSGYSFEVFSNKGVMGADMSFIQKPFDMAMLHRMISETIDT; the protein is encoded by the coding sequence ATGAGCAGATCCGCTACACCAGATTCCCCACCTCAAGAAGGAGGCACTCCCGTTCCCCTGCGCAGGACAAGCGGTGCCGCCTGGTTTGGTCCGGCCGTCATGCTGGCTGCCTTTCTGCTGTTATTCGGCGCCGTACTCTGGCTCACGCACCAGATCAGCGTCCAATCACAGCGAAAGGAACTTGTCTCCGGTGGGGAATCGTTGGGCGAGACAGTTCGGTTACGGCTGAAAGGAAACGCGGATTATCTGCTGTTGCTGGCCCAGCAGCGCGGTGACGGCACCCTGGACGCCCGCTCGTTTCAGGAACGGGCCTCTCAGTACGTACGCTTTCACCCGGAAATGATCAACATCACCTGGGTGGATGCGGATTTCGTCATTCGCGGGGTGGCCCCGCTCGCCGAGAACCGCCAGATCATGGGGCTGAAGCTGACCCTGCCGGAACCGAAACGGGTCTCCGATCTGGCCATGCGTACCAGGCAACCGGTTTATACCCGTCCCTTCGAGGCCATTCAGGGCAAGCCATCCTTCGAGGTCTGGGTGCCGGTATACCGCGGGGACACGTTCCTGGGGCTGTTCGGCGGCGTGTATTCCTGTGAGCGGATCCTGAAGGAACTGGTTTCGCAGGAGCAGGGCAGGCAATACCAGATCAGCCTGATTGGCGCCGGAGCACTCTTGGCCGAACTTTCCTCGAGGGGGGAGGCTGATGAGGGACTGGTTCACCGTGTGGAGGTGACGCCTGGTGACAGCGGCGTGACGCTGAGGCTCAAAAAGTATCGGCAGGGGGGGCAGGATTGGCGCCTGCTGGTGCTGGAGCTGTCGTGCCTGGCGCTGGTGCTGGCCATGTCGCTTGCCATGTGGAATCTGAAAAGGGAGGTGGCGGCCCGGAAGCGGACCGAGGATGCACTCCGGGCCAGCCAGGCAGGGCTGGTCAGGCAGAAGATGCTGTTGGACAACATCATCGAGGGAACCACCGATGCGGTCTTTGCCAAGGACACTGCCGGGCGTTACCTGATCGTCAACCATGAAGTGGCGAGGATGTACAACCGGCCGGCAGAAGAGATCATCGGCCGTGACGATACCCATTTCCTTCCCGCCGATGAAGTGCAGCTGCAGATGGAGGCCGACCGTGACCTCATCGCACAGCCCGGCACCAGGACGAGGGAGGAATCGTTGACCACCATCGACGGCAGACGGATCTTCCTTGCCACCAAGGGGCCGATCAACGATGAACAGGGCACGGTGATCGGCCTGTTCGGCATCTCCCGGGACATTACCGAACAGCGCCGACTGGAGGAACAGCTGCGCCAGTCCCTCAAGATGGAATCGATCGGGCGTCTGGCAGGCGGGGTCGCCCATGACTTCAACAACAAGCTGACCATCATTCTCGGCTATGCGGAACTTTCCAGACTCGCGGCTCCCGAAGGGAGCAAACTGTGGCACAACCTGAACGGGATAATCACGGCAGCCGGCCACTCCCGTGAAATCACCGCACAATTACTGGCTTTTTCCAGGCAGCAGGCCATATCCCCCAGGCCGTTGAACCTGAACCATGCCCTGGCCGATACCCGGCGGATGCTTCCCCGCCTGATCGGAGAGGATATCGTGCTGACCTTCGACTTGGCCGACGACCTGTGGCAGGTCACGCTGGATTCCACCCAACTTGACCAGATCGTCATGAACCTGGCTGTCAATGCCCGCGATGCCATGCCCGCCGGTGGCCGTCTGACGATATCGACCGCCAACACCGCCGTGGATCGGATCTACTGCAACAACCACCTGGATGCCAAGCCGGGTGATTATGTCCGCCTGACCTTCAGCGATACCGGCCATGGCATCGAACGTGAGCAGTTGAAGCATATCTTCGAGCCTTTTTACACTACCAAGGAGATCGGTAAAGGCACCGGCCTGGGCCTGGCGACCATCTACGGTATCGTCACCCAGAACAACGGATTCATCAATGTGTACAGCGAGCCGGACTACGGCAGCGTGTTCAGCATATTCCTGCCCCGTCTGGAAATACTTCCCGATCCGGAAGTGCGGGAGCATCCGGCCTCCCTGAGCGGCTCCGGCACCGTGCTCCTGGTGGAGGATGACGAGACGGTGCGCGGCATGACGGTCATGATGCTGGAGGAGTTGGGCTATGCGGTGCGGGTGGCGTCCAACCCGGATGAGGCGATCCGCATCTGCGGTGATCAGGCGGTACCGGTGGATATCGTGCTCAGCGACGTGATCATGCCCGAGATGAACGGCAAGGATATGATCGACCGGATCAAAATCTTCCGACCGGGCATAAAGGTGCTCTACATGTCGGGCTACTCCTTCGAGGTGTTCTCGAACAAGGGGGTGATGGGGGCGGATATGAGTTTCATCCAGAAACCCTTTGACATGGCTATGCTGCACCGGATGATCAGCGAGACGATCGATACCTGA